The genomic region TTTGGCGCTGGTTATTGGCTTTCTCCCCTTGCTGGGCTGGAACTGTGTGTGCAGCCTGGATGGATGCTCCACCCTGCTTCCTCTCTACTCCAAGACTTACATCTTATTTTCtctcattatttttttcctcatccTTCTGGCTATCGGTGTGCTGTATGGTGCCATCTACTGCCACGTGCACAAGAGTGCTCAGCTAGCGCCCCAGCGCAGTCGGAAGCGCTCCTTAGCTCTGCTGAAGACTGTTATCACCATTGTCGGGGTCTTTATGCTCTGCTGGGGGCCGCTCTTCATGCTGTTACTGGTAGATTTCTTCTGTGTCTCCCGCCAGTGCGCACTGCTGTTCAGCGCTGAATTTTGCATCTCCCTGGCCGTCTTCAACTCGGGCCTGAACCCCATCATCTACGCCCTGGGCAGCAGCGAGATGAGAAAAGCCATCGCtgagctgctctgctgctgctgcctgagGGTTGGCTTCTGCCACCCAGACACATTCACATCAAAGGAGACCAGCAGCACCTCAGAGAGCAGGAGGGACAGTCTGAGGAACAGTTTTAATAAGGTCAGGAACCTGAGTGTGGCCTCCCCGCCATCCACCCCAAGCAAAACTCGCAGGGCACCTAGAAAATATAGGCTGAGCACCACCACCAGCTGCCTGTCAGTTTCAAGTGGTTAAACCACAACGTTCCCCTCCCAAGTAAACCAACCTGTGTGCACTGATACACATCTAACCGTTTCCTCACAGTTTTGGTTTGAATGTTCACTGCTTCATGAAATGCACATGCACTGCTGACTAAACGCTCCAGTAATATCCTCAAAATATTCCAGTTTGCAACAATGTTacaagaaattttattttttttgcataacaATGCATTCTTTTGTAACTGTAAATGATATTTTACATTCACCGTACTTTTCTATTATTGCACTTATTGTTTATGtgaatataaaatatgtatgtttaagttgttttttgtacttcttctgtgtaagaaatataaataaagtttattttgctttaTCCATGCGTGCCTGCTCTTTTCAGTAGGATAGTACCTCTGCTTACCTCTGGAGGGAGGCACCTCATCAGAGCTTTGACCCCCTCCTGCAAATGATCAGATGATTCAGTATCACTTAAACCTTCATAGACTGAAAGCGGACATTATACAGACCTTAATATCAATTCTAGATTTACTAAATATACCAAATATACAAATTCCAGCTcgtttaaatgattattttagtCTGCCTAAAGAAGGCTTAATCTGTATTCTGCAGGCATGTCGCTGTACATGTAATGCTTCTTTCTGTAGTTTCAAAAGCTTTTCCTAACAGGCTTTTCAAGAGGCCATTTCCAGCCTGCTCGCCATTTCCTGCGTTTCTGACAGGATGACTGATTGGAGTTCAGTGGAGGAGGTGAGGGCTGGGACTGCAGCCCCAAGGGCATACGCAGCCAGGGCTAATTGATAAATTCATTATGACTGTCTGGCAGCACGAGGAGATAAGGTTCAGCAGATAGTATGTACCCTTAAATTATACAGgctactgtactgtactgtatttcTCCTGCTGACGCACACTGATCTGAGATGGAGGAAAGTATTTTtacaaatcaaaagtagtcgtCTGCCGTCCTGCAAAGGCGCAGCATGCCAGCAagtgctttatttgtttttacaaaagAATCAGTGCAATCACTCCAAGCGACAGGGGGTTTCTCACTAGCTGTAAAACTCAAAGCGATCTGTGGTTCAAAAGATTTGGAAGTTCCCACTCTTAATATAAGATCATGGTTAATTCTCTCAGGTTTTTGAAGTATATCCTAAAAGAAAGACCTGTTTACATGATAAGTCCTCTTAAAGTTAATGACCAGGAAAGAAGCATCTCCAGTTATTATTTATCAAGCAATTCTCTGCTAATCGTTTGAAGGCTGGTGTTGTTTGAGCAGGCACAGACTACATGCAGTCATCACGCTGTGACTCAACTGTTGCACGAAAATGACATTCTTGGTGCAGCTGGGAAGCATGTCCCGTCTGCCTGCAACGCTAAAACGaaaattgcatttaaaaaacctctttaaaaatgaaacggGTACAGCGTTAGAAAGTGAACGACTTATTGAAACAGTAGGAACGATGGATTATTACAAATTACTGCAAGTGGATTGGTGCACT from Astatotilapia calliptera chromosome 23, fAstCal1.2, whole genome shotgun sequence harbors:
- the s1pr4 gene encoding sphingosine 1-phosphate receptor 4; translation: MCALASLTSPSSCPHMYNIPTYQSNSTAPNATSAATGINHVILRHYNYTGRLQNRTIANSQNQISASVAVFLFFSIIIILENLLVLVAVISRIRRSRRWVYVCIANITLSDLLTGAAYLVNICLSGSQTFRLTPALWLFREGMLFVALAASIFSLLLIAVERYTTMMKPLPQKSTRKTYYRIYGLVALCWGLALVIGFLPLLGWNCVCSLDGCSTLLPLYSKTYILFSLIIFFLILLAIGVLYGAIYCHVHKSAQLAPQRSRKRSLALLKTVITIVGVFMLCWGPLFMLLLVDFFCVSRQCALLFSAEFCISLAVFNSGLNPIIYALGSSEMRKAIAELLCCCCLRVGFCHPDTFTSKETSSTSESRRDSLRNSFNKVRNLSVASPPSTPSKTRRAPRKYRLSTTTSCLSVSSG